In Gossypium arboreum isolate Shixiya-1 chromosome 6, ASM2569848v2, whole genome shotgun sequence, the following are encoded in one genomic region:
- the LOC108483926 gene encoding serine/threonine-protein kinase MPS1-like: protein MDGEANLPVPPSGNLVRSIPNQDTSSSSSPPGLIRDVQAAFKRHRSLGLPGTIQTNGIVPRRTVVPQRAASRNVGANAGANKSRDCISSSHGQLVKDKFMVGEYQEDASNTTYSITGTITKTFDEDFNPFDVGRDPPKEFVDKKENYLIPSHDVESKHAECQRKVQFLTGDNATSQEMEWDAVNQVEASTVVNNESKHRHFQNTESGTTLKSDGGISSLAKRTTVIQDQIHQLGNFLGQPLTQSSVVGPPSSTITSIHSSSAPMLNLTTYCSHSLQEEGSHVAKEPLGYFDVNCQLGNQGDMMQQSFPSTKETTGMLLDQTALAARASTSGNDIQMKVKGFDLPRKQEGCLANKDELSKDPCPQYTKSIEGQDSAGDVTNIQSQAPPSKDLTSDVKLEPLKEEKQRKAASNKGASAPRKRNYDPDLFFKVNGRLYQRLGKIGSGGSSEVHKVISSDCAIYALKKIKLKGRDYATAYGFCQEIEYLNRLKGNNNIIQLIDYELTDKNLLREVMNGSMSNKDGRVKDDGYLYMVLEYGEIDLAHMLSQKWKEMDSFNQTIDENWLRFYWQQILQAVNTIHEERIVHSDLKPANFLLVKGSLKLIDFGIAKAIMSDTTNIQRDAQVGTLSYMSPEAFMCVESDENGNTIKCGRPSDIWSLGCILYQMVYGRTPFAEYKTFWSKFKVITDPNHEITYGPVSNPWLLDLMKKCLAWDRKKRWRIPQLLEHPFLVPPVPPQLSLSQNQNCQLLDLIAKEFSNNQDALMISTQLSQLLRYPMSQITSQEQQCKLLSQISKLCCQLHEHLSKLG, encoded by the exons ATGGACGGGGAGGCTAACCTTCCGGTTCCACCATCCGGCAATCTGGTCCGCTCGATTCCCAATCAAGACACATCATCATCTTCCTCTCCGCCCGGTCTCATCCGTGATGTCCAAGCCGCCTTCAAGCGCCATCGCTCACTCG GGCTTCCAGGTACAATTCAGACGAATGGTATAGTGCCTAGACGGACAGTGGTTCCTCAGCGCGCAGCTTCTAGAAATGTGGGTGCGAATGCTGGTGCTAACAAGTCTCGAGATTGTATCTCGTCAAGCCATGGTCAGTTGGTCAAGGACAAATTTATGGTTGGGGAGTATCAAGAAGATGCATCCAATACTACATATTCCATCACAGGAACTATCACCAAAACCTTTGATGAAGATTTCAACCCATTTGATGTTGGTCGAGATCCTCCCAAGGAGTTTGTTGATAAAAAAGAGAATTATCTGATTCCTTCGCATGATGTAGAATCTAAACATGCTGAGTGTCAGAGAAAGGTTCAGTTTTTAACTGGAGATAATGCCACTTCCCAGG AAATGGAATGGGATGCAGTCAATCAAGTAGAGGCATCAACTGTTGTCAATAATGAGTCAAAGCACCGGCATTTTCAGAACACAGAATCTGGCACCACTTTGAAGTCTGATGGTGGGATCTCTTCTTTGGCCAAAAGAACTACAGTTATTCAAGATCAGATACATCAGTTAGGAAACTTTTTAGGGCAACCCCTCACTCAATCTTCAGTTGTAGGGCCGCCATCTTCTACCATAACATCTATCCATTCAAGTTCAGCTCCAATGCTTAACCTGACAACTTATTGCTCTCATTCTCTTCAAGAAGAAGGTTCTCATGTGGCAAAAGAACCACTGGGATATTTTGATGTGAATTGTCAACTTGGAAATCAAGGAGATATGATGCAGCAGTCATTCCCTTCAACTAAGGAAACGACTGGAATGTTACTTGATCAGACAGCTCTTGCAGCAAGGGCTTCTACCTCTGGCAATGATATACAAATGAAGGTAAAGGGATTTGACTTGCCTAGAAAGCAAGAAGGATGTTTGGCAAATAAGGATGAACTTTCAAAGGATCCTTGTCCTCAATATACTAAGTCAATCGAAGGTCAAGATTCTGCAGGTGATGTGACTAATATACAATCTCAGGCTCCACCGTCAAAGGACTTAACTTCGGATGTAAAATTAGAGCCTTTAAAAGAAGAGAAGCAAAGGAAGGCTGCAAGTAATAAAGGAGCATCAGCTCCTCGTAAAAGGAATTATGATCCTGATTTGTTCTTCAAAGTAAATGGGAGGCTGTATCAAAGGCTTGGAAAGATAGGCAGTGGAGGAAGTAGTGAGGTTCACAAAGTCATTTCATCAGATTGTGCAATATATGCACTTAAGAAAATCAAGCTCAAAGGTCGTGACTATGCTACTGCATATGGGTTCTGCCAggaaattgaatatttaaataggTTGAAAGGAAATAACAACATCATCCAGTTAATAGACTATGAG CTTACAGATAAGAATCTGCTCCGAGAAGTCATGAATGGCAGCATGTCAAATAAAGATGGCAGAGTCAAGGATGATGGCTATCTATATATGGTACTTGAATATGGAGAGATTGATTTGGCTCATATGTTATCCCAGAAATGGAAGGAAATGGATAGCTTCAATCAGACTATAGATGAGAACTGGCTTCGATTTTATTGGCAG CAAATACTTCAAGCTGTCAACACTATACACGAGGAACGTATTGTACATTCAGACTTGAAGCCAGCTAACTTCCTTCTTGTAAAAGGTTCTCTAAAACTTATTGATTTTGGTATTGCCAAAGCCATAATGAGTGATACTACCAACATCCAAAGAGATGCACAG GTGGGTACTCTGAGTTACATGTCTCCTGAGGCATTCATGTGTGTTGAGAGCGATGAAAATGGAAATACTATAAAGTGTGGCCGGCCTTCAGATATATGGTCCCTTGGGTGCATACTTTACCAAATGGTTTATGGAAGGACCCCTTTTGCTGAGTACAAGACTTTCTGGTCCAAGTTCAAAGTTATAACAGATCCAAACCATGAAATAACATATGGACCAGTTTCTAACCCGTGGCTACTTGATTTAATGAAGAAATGTCTAGCATGGGATCGAAAGAAGAGGTGGAGGATTCCTCAGCTACTTGAACACCCTTTTCTAGTTCCCCCAGTCCCTCCCCAACTATCTTTGTCTCAAAACCAAAACTGTCAACTGCTTGATCTTATAGCTAAAGAATTTTCCAACAACCAAGATGCTTTGATGATATCAACTCAGCTGAGTCAACTACTTAGATACCCAATGTCACAGATAACATCCCAAGAACAACAATGTAAGTTGCTCTCTCAAATCTCAAAGCTATGCTGCCAGCTCCATGAACATTTAAGCAAGTTAGGGTGA